The following are encoded together in the Ralstonia insidiosa genome:
- a CDS encoding tetratricopeptide repeat protein — MPFLGIGFHVIVALFFAVHVVRSNQNMYWLFILFAFPLLGSVVYFFAIYLPGMRHTRGARVASRAVTQLIDPNRAVREARNDFDRAPTVQHRLRLGEALLEAGDAKEARQHFEQAATGPFAGDSAVLLGLARAQFATGDAALAKSTLETLFEAHRVTRQQPDPTLLYARALAAISAPNTREAFEQALTYANDAAARCLFGEWLLTQNNDADKQRAQTLFDDILRDAKHWTRYAKDHNREWLQRAAAAQSSSR; from the coding sequence ATGCCGTTTCTTGGAATCGGGTTTCACGTCATCGTCGCGCTGTTCTTTGCCGTGCACGTGGTGCGCAGCAACCAGAACATGTACTGGCTGTTCATCCTGTTCGCGTTTCCGCTGCTGGGCAGCGTGGTGTACTTCTTCGCCATCTACCTGCCGGGGATGCGCCACACGCGCGGTGCCCGTGTAGCGAGCCGCGCCGTGACCCAACTGATTGACCCGAACCGTGCTGTGCGCGAGGCACGCAACGATTTCGATCGTGCGCCGACCGTGCAGCACCGCCTGCGCCTGGGCGAAGCACTGCTGGAAGCGGGCGATGCGAAGGAAGCGCGCCAGCATTTCGAGCAGGCTGCCACCGGCCCGTTCGCGGGGGATTCGGCCGTGCTGCTGGGCTTGGCCCGCGCACAGTTCGCCACCGGCGATGCGGCGCTCGCCAAGAGCACCCTGGAGACGCTGTTCGAGGCGCATCGCGTGACGCGCCAGCAGCCTGATCCGACGCTGCTCTACGCCCGCGCGCTGGCTGCCATCAGCGCACCCAACACGCGCGAGGCATTCGAGCAAGCGCTGACCTACGCCAACGATGCCGCCGCCCGCTGCCTGTTCGGCGAATGGCTGCTCACCCAGAACAACGATGCCGACAAGCAACGCGCCCAAACGTTGTTTGACGACATCCTGCGCGACGCCAAGCACTGGACGCGCTACGCCAAAGACCACAACCGTGAATGGCTGCAGCGCGCTGCTGCCGCTCAGTCTTCTTCCCGTTGA
- a CDS encoding ArsR/SmtB family transcription factor codes for MPTSDDILSTVFAALADPTRRAILARLAEGEAPVSELARPFDMSAPAISKHLRVLAEAGLIEREINARWRICHLRPDALRDAHGWLERYRLHWEGNLDRLVAFVEQTHAASAPQDQDADTPSTKD; via the coding sequence ATGCCGACATCAGACGACATCCTCTCCACCGTGTTCGCCGCCCTGGCCGACCCAACGCGCCGCGCGATTCTTGCGCGCCTGGCGGAAGGTGAAGCCCCGGTGAGTGAGCTCGCCCGCCCGTTCGACATGTCCGCTCCGGCCATTTCCAAGCACCTGCGCGTGCTGGCCGAAGCCGGGCTGATCGAACGTGAAATCAACGCGCGCTGGCGCATCTGCCACCTGCGCCCCGACGCCCTGCGCGACGCGCACGGCTGGCTGGAGCGCTACCGCCTGCATTGGGAAGGCAACCTGGATCGCCTGGTCGCGTTTGTCGAGCAAACCCACGCCGCGTCTGCGCCGCAAGACCAAGACGCGGACACCCCATCCACCAAGGACTGA
- a CDS encoding SRPBCC domain-containing protein yields MDRAATFELEMTRHIRAPRERVFDAFTDQAALAVWHCPRGMGVVEASADARVGGQYRIVMGARDGEQHVAHGEYQLLDRANFLAYTWGWESGELPASARTLIEVTLTDQDGGTRLHMRHSGFPDEPTRDSHNGGWQSVFNRLSDYLDPEGSAGTLTVYGNPRSTYCRTVRMALEEKGLRYKLDPLTPHTPELLEHNPFGRVPAFSDGPIEFYETRAILSYINEAFDGPSLIPQTGPTARARNEQWISLINCHAYDAMVRRYVLQYVFPKGADGQPDRKVIDAAVPEIVAQLDALEQAYGERDYLVGNTVSMADLFFAPIAMYLEMFPETKALLDARPNIQRGQAAMRARPSYAATMPELG; encoded by the coding sequence ATGGACCGCGCCGCCACATTCGAACTGGAGATGACCCGCCATATCCGCGCACCGCGCGAGCGGGTGTTCGATGCCTTTACCGATCAGGCTGCGCTGGCGGTCTGGCACTGCCCGCGGGGCATGGGCGTGGTCGAAGCCAGCGCCGATGCACGCGTCGGCGGCCAATACCGCATCGTCATGGGCGCCCGCGATGGCGAGCAGCACGTGGCACATGGCGAATACCAGTTGCTCGACCGCGCCAACTTTCTCGCCTACACCTGGGGCTGGGAATCCGGCGAATTGCCGGCCAGCGCCCGCACGCTCATTGAAGTCACCCTCACCGACCAGGACGGCGGTACGCGTCTGCACATGCGTCATAGCGGCTTCCCCGACGAGCCCACGCGCGATTCGCACAATGGCGGCTGGCAATCCGTCTTCAACCGATTGAGCGACTACCTGGACCCCGAAGGCAGCGCCGGCACGCTCACCGTCTACGGCAATCCACGCAGCACCTACTGCCGCACGGTGCGCATGGCGCTTGAGGAAAAAGGCCTGCGCTACAAGCTCGACCCACTCACCCCGCATACGCCCGAGCTGCTTGAGCACAATCCCTTCGGCCGCGTACCGGCATTCAGCGACGGGCCGATCGAGTTCTACGAAACGCGGGCCATTCTCAGCTATATCAATGAAGCCTTCGACGGCCCGAGCTTGATACCGCAGACCGGCCCCACCGCCCGCGCCCGCAACGAGCAGTGGATCAGCCTGATCAACTGCCATGCGTATGACGCGATGGTGCGCCGTTACGTGCTGCAGTACGTCTTCCCCAAAGGCGCTGACGGCCAGCCGGATCGCAAGGTGATCGACGCCGCCGTGCCTGAAATCGTCGCGCAGCTCGACGCGCTGGAACAGGCCTATGGCGAGCGCGACTACCTCGTCGGCAACACAGTATCGATGGCCGACCTGTTCTTCGCGCCGATCGCGATGTACCTGGAGATGTTTCCCGAAACCAAGGCGCTGCTGGATGCGCGCCCCAACATCCAGCGTGGGCAGGCCGCCATGCGTGCACGGCCCAGTTACGCCGCCACGATGCCGGAACTGGGGTGA
- a CDS encoding DUF1993 domain-containing protein, producing MTTPSMYEFLVPTANRMLGNLSALLDKAAAHAEAKKFDPANLMTARLAPDMHPFTRQVQIACDQAKGAAARLSGAEPPSYPDVEATIPELKARIAKTLEYVNSVDPAAFAGSEDRTVTLKSPRGELQFSGIDYLRGFMLPNFYFHITMAYALLRHNGVEIGKFDYIGRP from the coding sequence ATGACAACTCCTTCCATGTACGAATTTCTGGTGCCGACGGCCAACCGCATGCTGGGCAATCTCTCGGCGTTGCTCGACAAGGCGGCTGCCCATGCAGAAGCGAAGAAGTTCGACCCTGCCAATCTCATGACGGCGCGCCTGGCGCCCGACATGCATCCGTTCACGCGTCAGGTGCAGATCGCCTGCGATCAGGCCAAGGGCGCGGCGGCGCGTTTGTCGGGCGCCGAGCCGCCGTCATATCCGGATGTCGAGGCCACCATTCCGGAACTGAAGGCGCGCATCGCCAAGACGCTGGAGTACGTCAACAGTGTCGACCCGGCGGCGTTTGCCGGCAGCGAAGACCGTACGGTCACGCTCAAGTCCCCGAGGGGCGAGCTGCAGTTCAGCGGTATCGACTACCTGCGCGGCTTCATGCTGCCGAATTTCTATTTCCACATCACCATGGCGTATGCGTTGCTGCGCCATAACGGCGTGGAGATCGGCAAGTTCGACTACATTGGGCGCCCTTGA
- a CDS encoding thioredoxin fold domain-containing protein gives MPNTSTLRTLLLALLLVLMSSMANAAPPKEWGFLPLGEAIKIAKRDNKPIFVLFGFEDCPWCSRLYAGAMSDNDLRAQYQSSVVLAYFDTKGGPKSEVFDLPNGVQQTRAGIIQIFAAYPTPSWVFLSPDGTTLGAGRNGKTTAREMRRDLETALAKKSGS, from the coding sequence ATGCCAAACACATCGACTCTGCGCACACTCCTGCTCGCACTTCTGCTGGTGTTGATGTCCAGCATGGCAAACGCGGCACCACCGAAGGAATGGGGGTTTTTGCCCTTGGGAGAGGCAATCAAAATTGCCAAACGAGACAACAAGCCGATCTTTGTGTTGTTCGGCTTTGAGGACTGTCCATGGTGCAGTCGGCTGTACGCAGGCGCAATGAGCGACAACGACTTGCGCGCGCAATATCAGTCATCGGTCGTGCTCGCCTATTTCGACACCAAGGGCGGTCCAAAGAGTGAGGTGTTTGATCTGCCGAATGGTGTGCAGCAAACCCGAGCGGGCATCATCCAGATTTTTGCAGCGTACCCCACGCCCTCGTGGGTGTTCCTGTCACCCGACGGCACAACGCTGGGCGCCGGCCGCAACGGAAAAACAACCGCCCGCGAAATGCGCAGAGATCTGGAAACGGCGCTGGCGAAAAAATCCGGCAGCTAG
- a CDS encoding thioesterase family protein produces the protein MARLKLDLPVEQFCYATHLTVRVTDINSANHLANDSMISMISEARARFLYEFASEDVEQKGSGIIVTDLATMYRNEAHARDQLLFEVGVMDFNKYGGDIIFRITRPADDTLIAMAKSGFVFFDYVDKKVVAMPEGFAGRFPKVNWVE, from the coding sequence ATGGCCCGTCTCAAACTCGACCTGCCTGTCGAACAGTTCTGCTATGCAACGCACCTGACTGTGCGCGTCACCGATATCAACTCGGCCAACCATCTTGCCAATGACTCGATGATCTCAATGATCTCTGAGGCGCGGGCGCGCTTTCTTTATGAGTTCGCCAGTGAGGACGTGGAGCAGAAAGGAAGCGGCATTATCGTGACCGACCTCGCCACCATGTACCGCAACGAGGCGCATGCGCGCGATCAACTGCTGTTTGAGGTGGGGGTGATGGACTTCAACAAGTACGGTGGCGACATCATCTTCCGCATCACGCGCCCGGCCGACGATACGCTGATCGCCATGGCCAAGTCGGGCTTCGTGTTCTTCGACTACGTGGACAAGAAGGTGGTGGCGATGCCGGAGGGGTTTGCAGGTCGGTTCCCGAAAGTGAATTGGGTGGAGTAA
- a CDS encoding Lrp/AsnC family transcriptional regulator: MDAIDRELLRLLQTDVTLPIAELAQRVNLSQTPCWKRVQRLKETGVIRAQVALCDARKLGVGTTVFVAVRTDQHTEKWAQRFTQVVSAMPEVVEVYRMSGEVDYLLRVAVTGIEDYDRVYKQLIKAVPLSDVSSSFAMEQIKYSTALPVRDGG; this comes from the coding sequence ATGGATGCCATTGACCGCGAGTTGCTGAGGTTGTTGCAGACCGATGTGACCCTGCCCATAGCGGAGCTCGCGCAACGCGTGAATCTCTCGCAGACGCCGTGCTGGAAGCGGGTGCAACGTCTCAAGGAGACAGGCGTCATCCGGGCGCAGGTGGCGCTGTGCGACGCGCGCAAGCTGGGTGTCGGTACCACGGTGTTCGTTGCGGTGCGAACCGATCAACATACGGAGAAGTGGGCGCAGCGTTTCACGCAGGTGGTGAGTGCGATGCCGGAAGTGGTCGAGGTCTACCGGATGAGCGGCGAAGTCGACTATCTGTTGCGCGTCGCGGTGACGGGCATCGAGGATTACGATCGCGTCTACAAGCAGCTCATCAAGGCGGTGCCGCTGTCCGATGTGAGTTCATCGTTTGCGATGGAGCAGATCAAGTATTCGACCGCGTTACCCGTTCGCGATGGTGGATAA
- a CDS encoding aminotransferase class V-fold PLP-dependent enzyme → MSNSNTMHYLDYAATTPADPRVIAAMTACLGIEGAFGNPASSSHATGRRAKNQVEHAREQVAALINADADEIIWTSGATESNNLALKGYADTATDKRHLITSRIEHKAILDTMAHLSTRGPSAVSVTYLSPTAQGEMTADAVAAAMTPETGLVSLMLVNNELGTLTDIRAIAQIVHAAGALFHVDAAQALGKTPIDVRALGIDMLSMSAHKFYGPKGIGALYVRRDIADRIAPQMHGGGHERGLRSGTLATHQIVGMGVACALAAEEIESETARISALSQRLKTSVLALGDVVHNGDVARRIPHTLSLTVNAPGFFPFMLGDDLAVSSTSACNSAAGTPSHVLTAIGLDADAAGRTVRISLGRFTTEEDIDFAIACFQRAVEQCRATASNGLAASRQIMPTDLKAIRDAGFRSVICNRPDGEDIDQPDFEEIAAAARELGLETRYLPVEPNHIGDAEVNAFGALVDALPKPILAYCRSGNRAGMLSNRLVEQRKATA, encoded by the coding sequence ATGAGCAACAGCAACACGATGCATTACCTCGACTACGCCGCCACCACGCCGGCCGACCCCCGCGTGATCGCCGCGATGACTGCCTGCCTTGGCATCGAGGGTGCATTTGGCAATCCCGCATCGAGCTCACACGCGACCGGGCGACGCGCGAAGAACCAGGTCGAGCACGCACGCGAACAGGTCGCCGCACTCATTAACGCAGATGCCGATGAAATCATCTGGACATCCGGCGCCACCGAATCCAACAACCTCGCCCTGAAGGGCTACGCGGATACCGCCACCGACAAGCGCCACCTGATCACCAGCCGCATCGAGCACAAGGCCATTCTGGACACGATGGCGCACCTGTCGACACGCGGCCCATCGGCAGTCTCGGTGACGTACCTCTCGCCAACTGCGCAGGGCGAGATGACCGCTGACGCCGTAGCCGCCGCGATGACGCCGGAAACGGGGCTCGTCTCGCTCATGCTGGTGAACAACGAGCTTGGCACGCTGACCGACATCCGTGCGATCGCGCAGATCGTGCACGCTGCGGGCGCGCTGTTCCATGTCGATGCAGCACAGGCGCTGGGCAAGACGCCGATTGACGTGCGCGCGCTCGGGATCGACATGCTGTCGATGTCCGCACACAAGTTCTATGGCCCAAAGGGCATCGGCGCGCTGTATGTCCGCCGCGATATTGCAGACCGCATTGCGCCGCAGATGCATGGCGGTGGGCATGAGCGCGGCCTGCGCTCGGGCACGCTGGCGACACATCAGATCGTCGGCATGGGGGTTGCATGCGCACTGGCGGCCGAAGAGATCGAGAGCGAAACCGCCCGAATCTCGGCGCTCAGCCAGCGACTGAAGACGTCAGTGCTCGCCCTTGGCGATGTGGTCCACAACGGTGACGTAGCACGACGCATCCCGCACACCCTGAGCTTGACGGTCAATGCGCCCGGCTTCTTCCCGTTCATGCTGGGTGATGACCTCGCAGTGTCTTCGACCTCTGCGTGCAATTCCGCTGCCGGCACACCGTCCCACGTGCTCACGGCAATCGGTCTGGATGCCGACGCGGCGGGCCGCACCGTGCGCATCAGCCTCGGTCGTTTCACGACGGAGGAAGACATCGACTTTGCAATTGCCTGTTTTCAACGGGCCGTCGAGCAATGCCGGGCCACGGCGTCGAATGGATTGGCCGCTTCGCGCCAGATCATGCCGACGGATCTGAAAGCGATTCGCGATGCGGGGTTCCGCTCCGTGATCTGCAACCGCCCCGATGGGGAAGACATCGACCAGCCCGACTTTGAAGAGATCGCCGCAGCCGCGCGCGAACTGGGTCTGGAAACACGTTACCTGCCTGTCGAGCCGAATCACATCGGTGATGCGGAAGTCAACGCGTTTGGCGCGTTGGTTGATGCACTGCCCAAGCCGATTCTCGCGTACTGCAGGAGCGGAAACCGCGCTGGCATGCTCTCGAATCGCCTGGTGGAACAGCGCAAGGCAACTGCTTGA
- a CDS encoding DNA-deoxyinosine glycosylase has product MTLKRCFPPVVDAHTRVLILGSLPGEASLAQAQYYAYKHNQFWRLAGEVIGQDLPGMDYDARLQALRAHRLGLWDVVAEAKREGSLDSNIRDHAGNDLVGLIASLPELAVIAFNGGTAARIGQKALGAYGGSHHILTLPSSSPAHTLSYAEKLRAWQALRPWLG; this is encoded by the coding sequence GTGACGCTCAAGCGATGCTTTCCGCCCGTGGTCGACGCGCATACCCGCGTGTTGATCCTGGGCAGCCTCCCCGGCGAGGCATCGCTTGCGCAAGCGCAGTACTACGCCTACAAGCACAACCAGTTCTGGCGTCTGGCCGGTGAGGTGATCGGCCAAGATTTGCCGGGCATGGACTACGACGCGCGCCTGCAAGCGCTGCGCGCGCATCGCCTTGGTTTGTGGGATGTCGTGGCCGAGGCCAAGCGAGAAGGCAGCCTCGATAGCAACATCCGCGACCACGCCGGCAACGACCTCGTCGGCCTCATCGCATCATTGCCGGAACTGGCGGTGATTGCCTTCAACGGCGGCACCGCCGCGCGCATCGGCCAGAAAGCGCTCGGTGCGTACGGCGGCAGCCACCACATCCTTACGCTCCCCTCCAGCAGCCCAGCGCATACCTTGTCCTACGCGGAAAAGCTGCGTGCGTGGCAGGCACTGCGGCCCTGGTTGGGTTAA
- the htpG gene encoding molecular chaperone HtpG, with the protein MSAPHEKMAFQAEVKQLLHLMIHSLYSNKEIFLRELVSNASDAVDKLRFEGIADPSLLEGGGELGIRIGFDAAARTITIADNGIGMSRDEAIHNLGTIARSGTREFFSQLSGDQQKDAALIGQFGVGFYSAFIVADRVTVESRRAGVAANEGVRWESTGDGEFTVDTIERAERGTTITLHLREGEDDFLSAWRIKSVVQKYSDHISLPIQMRKEAWDEEKKEMVAQDEWETINQGSALWARPRADVTDEQYIAFYQHIAHENGKPLAWTHNRVEGRSEYTQLLYLPTNAPFDLWDRERRSGLKLYVKRVFIMDDAEQLLPGYLRFVKGVIDSADLPLNVSREILQESRDVKAIREGSTKRVLGMLESMAESDDAAEKEKYATFWQHFGQVLKEGIGEDHANKDRIAKLLRFASTHNEDSAQTVSLADYIGRMKEGQDKIYYVTAENWTAAKSSPHLEIFRKKGVEVLLLTDRVDEWMLSFLHDFEEKELVSVARGDLDLGAMEDEAEKAEHAKVEGEFKALVERAKAVLGDKAKDVRITHRLTDSPSCLVADDGDISGTLARLLKQAGQQAPESKPVLELNPTHPLVRKLALLETITGNDADRAAFEDRLHVLFDQALLAEGGSLTDPAAYVQRVNRLLA; encoded by the coding sequence ATGAGCGCACCGCACGAGAAGATGGCTTTCCAGGCAGAAGTGAAACAGCTTCTGCACTTGATGATCCACTCGCTGTACAGCAACAAGGAAATCTTCCTGCGGGAGTTGGTTTCCAATGCGTCGGATGCGGTGGACAAGCTGCGCTTTGAAGGCATCGCCGATCCGTCGCTGCTCGAAGGCGGTGGCGAGCTGGGTATCCGCATCGGTTTCGATGCCGCCGCACGCACCATCACCATTGCCGACAACGGCATCGGCATGAGCCGCGACGAGGCCATCCACAACCTCGGCACCATCGCCCGCTCGGGCACGCGCGAGTTCTTCAGCCAGCTCTCTGGCGATCAGCAAAAAGATGCTGCGCTGATCGGCCAGTTTGGCGTGGGTTTCTACTCCGCTTTCATTGTGGCCGACCGCGTGACGGTGGAATCGCGCCGCGCCGGCGTGGCCGCCAATGAAGGCGTGCGCTGGGAAAGCACCGGCGATGGCGAATTCACCGTCGACACCATCGAGCGTGCCGAGCGCGGCACCACCATCACGCTGCACCTGCGCGAGGGCGAGGACGATTTCCTTTCCGCCTGGCGCATCAAGTCGGTCGTGCAGAAGTATTCGGACCACATCTCCCTGCCGATCCAGATGCGCAAGGAAGCGTGGGACGAAGAGAAGAAGGAGATGGTTGCCCAGGACGAATGGGAAACCATCAACCAGGGCAGCGCCCTGTGGGCCCGCCCGCGCGCCGACGTGACGGACGAGCAGTACATCGCGTTCTACCAGCACATCGCGCACGAAAACGGCAAGCCGCTCGCCTGGACGCACAACCGCGTGGAAGGCCGCAGCGAATACACGCAGTTGCTGTACCTCCCGACCAACGCCCCGTTCGACCTGTGGGATCGCGAGCGCCGCAGCGGCCTGAAGCTGTACGTCAAGCGCGTCTTCATCATGGACGACGCCGAGCAACTGCTGCCGGGCTACCTGCGCTTCGTGAAGGGCGTGATCGATTCGGCCGATCTGCCACTGAACGTGTCGCGTGAAATCCTGCAGGAAAGCCGCGATGTGAAGGCCATCCGCGAGGGCTCGACCAAGCGCGTGCTGGGCATGCTCGAATCGATGGCCGAGTCGGATGACGCCGCCGAGAAGGAGAAGTACGCCACCTTCTGGCAGCACTTCGGCCAGGTGCTCAAGGAAGGCATCGGCGAAGACCACGCCAACAAGGACCGCATCGCCAAGCTGCTGCGCTTCGCTTCCACGCACAACGAAGACAGTGCGCAGACCGTCTCGCTGGCCGACTACATCGGCCGCATGAAGGAAGGCCAGGACAAGATCTACTACGTGACCGCCGAGAACTGGACGGCCGCCAAGTCGAGCCCGCACCTGGAAATCTTCCGCAAGAAGGGCGTGGAAGTGCTGCTGCTGACCGACCGCGTCGACGAGTGGATGCTCTCGTTCCTGCACGACTTCGAAGAGAAGGAACTGGTGTCGGTGGCGCGCGGCGATCTCGACCTAGGCGCCATGGAAGACGAGGCCGAGAAGGCCGAGCACGCCAAGGTGGAAGGCGAGTTCAAGGCACTGGTCGAACGCGCCAAGGCCGTGCTGGGCGACAAGGCCAAGGACGTGCGCATCACGCATCGCCTGACCGATTCGCCGTCGTGCCTGGTCGCAGACGATGGCGATATCAGCGGCACGCTGGCGCGTCTGCTCAAGCAGGCTGGGCAGCAGGCTCCGGAAAGCAAGCCGGTGCTGGAACTGAACCCGACGCATCCGCTGGTGCGCAAGCTGGCGCTGCTGGAAACCATCACCGGCAACGACGCCGATCGCGCCGCGTTTGAAGATCGCCTGCACGTGCTGTTTGATCAGGCACTGCTGGCTGAAGGCGGTTCGTTGACCGACCCGGCGGCTTACGTGCAACGCGTGAACCGTCTGCTGGCCTGA
- a CDS encoding PLP-dependent aminotransferase family protein: MTASSQIVSLDARRATARPAAEQLPDPIPSAQMTLVDQLTEWARMRIDERVFRAGMRMPSIRQLAQEKSISRFTVVEAYERLVAQGYLESRRGSGFYVKERHTPLPEEPVAPLAVGRKVDVAWLLRNMFLSAEPRKSPGTGFLPNGWLDGELIANALRTLGRQNGSQFLAPGLPQGFLPLRQQLQTRLAELEIGARPDQIVMTSGITSSLDLIARQYVQPGDTVLVADPAWFLMFGRFAAQGAQVIGVPYTTEGPDLVALEGLVQVRRPKLLIINSILHNPTGTSLSAAKAFQLLRLAEQYGFLIVEDDIYGDLAPPGHQGTRLASLDQLRRVIYLSSFSKTLAINLRVGFIACHPELAKNLTDSKLLAGLTTPEINERVLYRILTEGQYRKHVDRVRGRLDRARDGVQRNLERMGLKLFAQQGAGMFLWADTGQDTNAIARAGHEQGYVFAPGSLFSPSQMPSTWMRFNIATSGDPDMLRFLAEQLDRGA, from the coding sequence ATGACCGCTTCCTCCCAAATCGTCAGTCTGGATGCCCGGCGCGCCACCGCAAGGCCGGCTGCGGAGCAACTGCCCGACCCCATTCCATCGGCGCAGATGACGCTGGTGGATCAGCTGACCGAATGGGCGCGCATGCGCATCGACGAGCGCGTCTTTCGGGCCGGCATGCGCATGCCGTCGATCCGGCAACTGGCGCAGGAGAAGAGCATTTCGCGCTTCACCGTGGTGGAGGCGTATGAGCGGTTGGTGGCGCAGGGGTATCTGGAGTCGCGTCGCGGCTCGGGCTTCTATGTGAAGGAGCGCCATACGCCGCTGCCGGAAGAGCCGGTCGCGCCGCTGGCGGTTGGGCGCAAGGTGGATGTGGCCTGGCTGCTGCGCAACATGTTTCTTTCGGCCGAGCCGCGCAAGTCGCCCGGGACGGGTTTCTTGCCCAACGGCTGGTTGGATGGCGAGTTGATCGCCAACGCATTGCGCACACTGGGCCGCCAGAACGGCAGCCAGTTTCTGGCGCCGGGTTTGCCGCAGGGCTTCTTGCCGCTGCGCCAGCAGTTGCAGACGCGCCTGGCGGAGCTTGAGATCGGCGCACGGCCCGACCAGATTGTCATGACCTCAGGCATCACCTCATCGCTCGACCTGATCGCGCGCCAGTACGTGCAGCCCGGTGATACGGTGCTGGTGGCCGATCCGGCGTGGTTCCTGATGTTCGGCCGCTTTGCCGCGCAGGGTGCCCAGGTGATCGGTGTGCCGTACACCACCGAGGGGCCGGACCTGGTGGCCCTGGAAGGGCTGGTGCAGGTGCGCCGGCCCAAGCTGCTGATCATCAACTCGATCCTGCACAACCCGACGGGCACGTCGCTCTCGGCGGCCAAGGCGTTCCAGTTGTTGCGGTTGGCCGAGCAGTACGGCTTCCTGATCGTCGAAGACGATATCTATGGGGACCTCGCGCCGCCTGGACACCAAGGCACGCGCCTGGCAAGCCTCGACCAGTTGCGCCGCGTGATCTACCTGAGCAGTTTTTCCAAGACGCTGGCGATCAACCTGCGCGTGGGCTTTATTGCGTGCCATCCGGAGTTGGCCAAGAACCTGACCGATAGCAAGCTGCTGGCGGGTCTGACCACGCCCGAGATCAACGAGCGGGTGCTGTACAGGATCCTCACCGAAGGCCAGTACCGCAAGCATGTCGACCGGGTGCGAGGCCGCCTGGACCGTGCCCGGGATGGCGTTCAGCGCAACCTCGAACGCATGGGCCTGAAGCTGTTTGCCCAGCAGGGCGCGGGCATGTTCCTCTGGGCCGATACCGGGCAGGACACCAACGCCATCGCCCGTGCCGGCCACGAGCAGGGCTACGTGTTTGCGCCGGGGAGCCTGTTTTCGCCGTCGCAGATGCCGTCTACGTGGATGCGCTTCAACATTGCCACCAGCGGTGACCCCGACATGCTCCGCTTCCTGGCCGAACAGCTCGATCGCGGGGCTTGA
- a CDS encoding alanyl-tRNA editing protein, producing MPTLKRFDEDAYRVTCDATVVAVHPEGIELDQTVFYARSGGQAGDTGVLTLGDGQTIAIADTVYSPDRQTVLHVPAEGADLTLLASGTPVTAAIDWDRRHRLMRLHTCLHLLGSLIPVPVTGCGISPDSGRIDFDLPESTLDRDTLTTQLNELIGRNTPVRIDLITPEELAAQPELVRTIGAAPPVGAGAIRIIHIDGIDRQPCGGTHVRATGEIGRVVVTKIEKKSRQNRRVAVAFAD from the coding sequence ATGCCAACGCTCAAGCGCTTTGACGAAGACGCCTACCGCGTCACCTGCGACGCCACCGTCGTCGCCGTACATCCGGAAGGCATCGAGTTGGACCAGACCGTGTTCTACGCCCGCAGCGGCGGCCAGGCGGGTGACACCGGCGTGCTCACCCTCGGCGATGGGCAAACCATCGCCATTGCCGACACCGTCTACAGCCCGGATCGCCAGACGGTGCTGCACGTGCCGGCCGAGGGCGCAGATCTCACCCTGCTCGCTTCCGGCACGCCCGTCACCGCCGCCATCGACTGGGACCGTCGCCACCGGCTGATGCGCTTGCACACGTGCCTGCACCTGCTCGGCTCGCTAATCCCGGTGCCAGTCACAGGCTGCGGCATCTCGCCGGATTCCGGCCGCATCGATTTCGACCTGCCCGAATCGACGCTCGACCGCGACACGCTCACCACGCAACTGAACGAACTCATCGGCCGCAACACGCCCGTGCGCATCGACCTGATCACGCCGGAAGAACTGGCCGCGCAGCCCGAACTGGTGCGCACCATCGGCGCTGCGCCGCCCGTGGGCGCTGGAGCCATCCGCATCATCCATATCGACGGCATCGACCGCCAACCGTGCGGCGGCACCCACGTGCGCGCCACCGGCGAGATCGGCCGCGTGGTCGTCACCAAGATCGAAAAGAAGAGCCGCCAGAACCGCCGCGTGGCAGTGGCGTTTGCAGATTGA